Proteins encoded in a region of the Pseudomonas syringae KCTC 12500 genome:
- a CDS encoding CheW domain-containing protein, whose product MLHFSLGPGMNRPVEVATRPKLALQSYLDALLYDATEVLEEPVSSIDEFQAAVLEEQAFDARMQAQIKPLAVAVAAPAPVAVKVQVAAPAPVVEVAPVIVAEAVQVEVAQVEEAVTTVALVEPVAELSTLAARRTPTPPPTSDGRPAWAAEPFECLLFDVAGLTLAVPLVCLGSIYPLAGQELTPLFGQPDWFLGILPCQAGNLKVLDTARWIMPDRYRDDFRQGLQYVISVQGYEWGLAVHQVSRSLRLDPNEIKWRAQRGHRPWLAGTVIEHMCALLDVAELAELIASGAVKQLNKSK is encoded by the coding sequence ATGCTCCATTTTTCGTTGGGCCCCGGTATGAACCGCCCTGTAGAAGTAGCAACACGACCCAAACTGGCTTTGCAGTCCTACCTGGACGCACTGCTGTACGACGCGACTGAAGTGCTCGAAGAGCCCGTCAGCAGCATCGATGAATTTCAGGCGGCTGTGCTCGAAGAGCAGGCCTTTGATGCGCGGATGCAGGCGCAGATCAAGCCGCTGGCGGTCGCGGTTGCCGCGCCGGCTCCGGTGGCTGTCAAGGTGCAGGTAGCAGCGCCCGCGCCAGTGGTTGAAGTCGCTCCGGTGATCGTTGCCGAAGCGGTGCAGGTTGAAGTGGCTCAGGTTGAAGAGGCAGTGACAACCGTTGCGCTGGTGGAACCGGTCGCCGAGTTGAGCACGCTGGCAGCCCGGCGTACCCCTACACCACCGCCGACCAGTGATGGTCGTCCGGCATGGGCTGCCGAGCCATTCGAATGCCTGTTGTTCGATGTGGCCGGTCTGACACTGGCGGTGCCGCTGGTGTGCCTGGGGTCGATATATCCGCTGGCGGGGCAGGAGCTGACGCCGCTGTTCGGTCAGCCGGACTGGTTTCTCGGGATCCTGCCGTGTCAGGCAGGCAACCTGAAAGTGTTGGATACCGCGCGCTGGATCATGCCTGATCGCTACCGCGACGATTTTCGCCAGGGATTGCAGTATGTGATTTCGGTGCAGGGATACGAGTGGGGGCTGGCGGTGCATCAGGTCAGCCGTTCGTTGCGTCTTGATCCGAACGAGATCAAATGGCGCGCGCAGCGAGGTCATCGTCCATGGCTGGCGGGTACGGTCATCGAGCATATGTGCGCGTTGCTGGATGTAGCAGAGTTGGCCGAGCTGATAGCCAGTGGTGCGGTCAAGCAGTTGAACAAGTCGAAATAA
- the fnr gene encoding fumarate/nitrate reduction transcriptional regulator Fnr, with translation MSEPVKSRAQNQAHCKDCSLAPLCLPLSLNTEDMDCLDQIVKRGRPLKKGEFLFRQGDTFESVYAVRSGALKTFNISDSGEEQLTGFHLPSELVGMSGMDAEAYPVSAQALETTSVCEIPFERLDELSAKLPQLRRQLMRVMSREIRDDQQMMLLLSKKTADERIATFLINLSARFRARGFSANQFRLSMSRNEIGNHLGLAVETVSRVFTRFQQNQLISAEGKEIHILAPIELCALAGGSMQS, from the coding sequence ATGTCCGAGCCAGTCAAGTCGCGCGCGCAAAACCAGGCTCACTGCAAGGATTGCAGTCTCGCGCCGTTGTGCCTGCCCCTTTCGTTGAATACCGAAGACATGGACTGCCTTGACCAGATCGTCAAACGCGGCCGCCCGCTGAAGAAAGGCGAATTTCTGTTTCGTCAGGGGGACACCTTCGAGTCGGTCTATGCGGTGCGTTCCGGGGCGTTGAAAACCTTCAATATCAGTGACAGCGGTGAAGAACAGCTCACCGGTTTTCACCTGCCCAGCGAACTGGTGGGCATGTCCGGCATGGACGCCGAGGCTTACCCAGTCTCGGCCCAGGCACTGGAAACCACGTCGGTCTGCGAAATCCCTTTCGAGCGTCTGGACGAGCTTTCCGCGAAACTGCCGCAACTGCGTCGGCAGTTGATGCGCGTCATGAGCCGTGAGATCCGTGACGATCAGCAAATGATGCTGCTGCTCTCGAAAAAGACCGCCGATGAGCGTATCGCCACGTTTCTGATCAACCTGTCTGCACGCTTCCGCGCCAGAGGCTTTTCGGCCAATCAGTTCCGCCTGAGTATGTCGCGCAACGAAATCGGTAATCACCTGGGTCTGGCAGTCGAGACCGTGTCCCGTGTCTTTACCCGGTTCCAGCAAAATCAGCTGATTTCTGCCGAGGGCAAAGAGATTCACATCCTCGCCCCCATCGAGCTGTGCGCACTGGCTGGCGGGTCGATGCAAAGCTGA
- a CDS encoding chemotaxis protein CheW → MNKSSAQGSEDPILQWVTFRLDNESYGINVMQVQEVLRYTEIAPVPGAPSYVLGIINLRGNVVTVIDTRQRFGLDPVEVSDNTRIVIIEADKQVVGILVDSVAEVVYLRQSEVETAPNVGNDESAKFIQGVCNKNGELLILVELDKMMSEEEWSDLENI, encoded by the coding sequence ATGAATAAGTCGTCTGCACAAGGTTCCGAAGATCCTATTCTGCAATGGGTTACGTTCCGCCTGGACAACGAGTCCTACGGCATCAACGTAATGCAGGTGCAGGAAGTGCTGCGCTACACTGAAATCGCCCCGGTGCCGGGTGCGCCAAGCTACGTGCTGGGCATCATCAACCTGCGCGGTAACGTCGTGACGGTGATCGACACCCGTCAGCGTTTTGGCCTGGACCCGGTTGAAGTCAGCGACAACACGCGTATCGTGATCATCGAAGCCGACAAGCAAGTGGTCGGTATTCTGGTCGACAGCGTTGCGGAAGTGGTTTACTTGCGTCAGTCAGAAGTTGAAACTGCGCCTAACGTCGGTAACGACGAATCGGCCAAGTTCATTCAGGGCGTTTGCAACAAGAACGGCGAACTGTTGATTCTGGTTGAACTGGACAAAATGATGTCCGAAGAAGAGTGGTCCGATCTGGAGAACATCTGA
- a CDS encoding flagellar motor protein — protein sequence MDVLSLIGLILAFVAIIGGNFLEGGHLGALLNGPAALIVLGGTLGASLLQSPMNAFMRAMKIIHWIIFPPRIDLPGGVDRVIGWSMTARKEGLLGLETVADSEPDGYSRKGLQLLVDGAEPAAIRSILEVDFITQETRDIQAAKVFESMGGYAPTVGIIGAVMGLIHVMGNLADPSQLGSGIAVAFVATIYGVAMANLILLPVANKLKAIAHRQARYREMLLEGLLSIAEGENPRSIELKLQGFME from the coding sequence ATGGATGTACTGAGCCTTATCGGTCTGATCCTGGCGTTTGTCGCAATCATTGGTGGTAATTTTCTCGAAGGCGGGCACCTCGGTGCCTTGCTCAATGGTCCGGCGGCGCTGATCGTGTTGGGCGGTACACTCGGTGCTTCGCTGTTGCAGTCGCCGATGAACGCGTTCATGCGTGCCATGAAAATTATCCACTGGATCATTTTTCCGCCACGTATCGATCTGCCTGGCGGTGTCGATCGAGTGATCGGCTGGAGCATGACCGCTCGCAAAGAGGGCTTGCTGGGTCTGGAAACCGTAGCTGATTCCGAGCCCGACGGTTATTCGCGCAAGGGCCTGCAACTGTTGGTCGACGGTGCAGAACCCGCCGCGATTCGCAGCATTCTTGAAGTGGATTTCATCACGCAGGAAACCCGCGATATTCAGGCTGCGAAAGTATTCGAAAGCATGGGCGGCTACGCGCCGACCGTGGGTATCATCGGCGCAGTCATGGGCCTGATCCATGTCATGGGCAACCTGGCTGATCCCAGCCAGCTGGGCAGTGGTATTGCGGTGGCCTTCGTCGCCACCATCTACGGCGTGGCCATGGCCAACCTGATCCTTTTGCCAGTGGCGAACAAACTCAAGGCCATTGCCCACCGTCAGGCGCGTTACCGCGAAATGTTGCTTGAAGGTCTTTTGTCCATCGCCGAGGGTGAAAACCCGCGCTCCATCGAACTCAAGCTGCAAGGCTTCATGGAGTAA
- a CDS encoding ParA family protein — MRVWAVANQKGGVGKTTTTIALAGLLADSGKRVVVVDLDPHGSMTSYFGHNPDELEHSAFDLFLHKGAVPDGLPGQLLLPTSDKRISLIPSSTALATLERQSPGQSGLGLVVAKSLAQLWQDFDYALIDSPPLLGVLMVNALAASQQLAIPVQTEFLAVKGLERMVNTLTMINRSRKVPLPYTIVPTLFDRRTQASMGTLKLLRDSFPEHVWQAYVPVDTRLRDASRLGLTPSQNDSKSRGVIAYRALLKHMLAEQLNAQVA, encoded by the coding sequence ATGAGAGTCTGGGCAGTAGCCAACCAGAAAGGTGGAGTCGGAAAGACCACCACGACCATTGCCCTGGCCGGTTTGCTGGCCGACTCAGGTAAGCGCGTGGTTGTGGTCGATCTGGACCCTCACGGCTCCATGACCAGTTATTTCGGGCATAACCCGGACGAGCTGGAACACAGCGCTTTCGATCTGTTTCTGCATAAAGGTGCTGTACCGGACGGTCTTCCCGGCCAGTTGTTGCTGCCTACCAGCGATAAACGCATCTCGTTGATCCCCTCCAGCACCGCGCTTGCCACGCTGGAGCGCCAGTCACCCGGCCAGAGCGGCCTGGGTCTGGTTGTCGCGAAAAGCCTGGCTCAGTTGTGGCAGGATTTTGACTATGCGTTGATCGACAGTCCGCCGCTGCTGGGCGTTCTCATGGTCAATGCACTGGCGGCCAGCCAGCAACTGGCGATTCCGGTGCAGACCGAGTTTTTGGCCGTGAAAGGTCTGGAGCGCATGGTCAATACGCTGACCATGATCAATCGTTCGCGTAAGGTGCCGTTGCCTTACACCATCGTGCCGACCTTGTTCGACCGCCGTACCCAGGCATCGATGGGCACCTTGAAACTGTTGCGCGACAGCTTCCCCGAGCATGTCTGGCAAGCCTACGTGCCGGTCGATACACGACTGCGCGATGCCAGCCGTCTGGGGCTTACGCCGTCGCAGAACGACAGCAAGAGTCGCGGTGTGATCGCTTACCGGGCATTGCTCAAGCATATGCTCGCCGAGCAGCTCAATGCGCAGGTGGCCTGA
- a CDS encoding protein-glutamate methylesterase/protein-glutamine glutaminase has product MAVKVLVVDDSGFFRRRVTEILSSDPNIVVVGTATNGKEAIEQALALKPDVITMDYEMPMMDGITAVRHIMQRIPTPVLMFSSLTHEGARVTLDALDAGAVDFLPKNFEDISRNPQKVKQLLCEKINSISRSNRRSSGFGSASATPAAPAPSTLTSRASAPAPAPARAVPSRTATPAAASAAPAHHAPAHPTTSGTAKRKAYKLVAIGTSTGGPVALQRVLTQLPANFPAPLVLIQHMPAAFTKAFAERLDKLCKISVKEAEDGDVLRPGLALLAPGGKQMMVDGRGTVKILPGDERLNYKPCVDITFGSAAKSYGDKVLSVVLTGMGADGREGARLLKQAGSTVWAQDEASCVIYGMPMAIVKAELADAIYSLDDIGRHLVEACL; this is encoded by the coding sequence ATGGCAGTCAAGGTCCTGGTGGTGGATGATTCCGGTTTTTTCCGCCGCCGCGTTACGGAAATTCTTTCTTCGGACCCCAACATTGTAGTGGTCGGCACCGCCACCAACGGCAAGGAAGCGATTGAGCAGGCGCTGGCGCTCAAGCCGGATGTCATCACCATGGACTACGAAATGCCGATGATGGATGGCATTACGGCAGTTCGCCATATCATGCAGCGTATCCCCACCCCGGTATTGATGTTCTCGTCGCTGACGCACGAAGGTGCGCGCGTGACGCTGGATGCTCTAGACGCCGGTGCGGTGGATTTTCTGCCCAAGAATTTCGAAGATATCTCGCGCAACCCGCAGAAGGTCAAGCAACTGCTGTGCGAGAAAATCAACAGCATCTCACGCAGCAATCGTCGTTCCAGCGGGTTCGGTTCAGCCAGTGCAACTCCGGCAGCACCGGCTCCGTCGACGTTGACCAGCCGCGCTTCTGCGCCAGCCCCGGCACCCGCCAGGGCGGTGCCGTCACGCACGGCAACACCTGCTGCCGCTTCGGCCGCCCCGGCCCATCATGCACCGGCGCACCCGACGACGTCAGGCACGGCCAAGCGTAAGGCCTACAAACTGGTGGCCATAGGCACGTCAACGGGCGGCCCGGTCGCACTGCAACGCGTACTGACCCAACTGCCAGCCAACTTTCCGGCACCACTGGTGCTGATTCAGCACATGCCTGCGGCGTTTACCAAGGCGTTTGCCGAGCGTCTCGACAAACTGTGCAAGATCAGCGTCAAGGAAGCAGAAGACGGCGACGTGCTGCGTCCTGGTCTGGCGCTGCTGGCACCGGGTGGCAAGCAGATGATGGTTGACGGACGCGGCACGGTGAAGATTCTGCCGGGCGACGAGCGCCTCAATTACAAGCCTTGCGTCGACATCACCTTCGGCTCTGCCGCCAAGTCCTACGGCGATAAAGTGCTTTCGGTGGTCTTGACCGGCATGGGCGCCGACGGCCGCGAGGGCGCGCGTTTGCTCAAGCAGGCTGGCAGTACCGTGTGGGCTCAGGATGAAGCGAGCTGCGTGATTTATGGCATGCCGATGGCCATCGTCAAGGCTGAACTCGCGGATGCGATCTACAGTCTCGACGACATCGGTCGGCACCTGGTAGAGGCCTGTCTCTGA
- the motD gene encoding flagellar motor protein MotD — MARRRQVEEHENHERWLVSYADFITLLFAFFVVMYSISSVNEGKYKILSQALVGVFNDTERTMKPIPIGEQRPVSVKPAEPLVKDSEQTDAGIGQASDDPLQTIAQDVRDAFGDLIKSDQMTVRGNELWIEIELNSSMLFGSGDAMPSDKAFTIIEKVAGIVKRFDNPIHVEGFTDDQPISTAQFPTNWELSSARSASIVRMLAMDGVNPARLASVGYGEFQPIVPNTSTAGRAKNRRVVLVISRNLDVRRSLTSAGSANVQPDAALRRAGTQTAPVPAKPPVRANAVNSPSPAP; from the coding sequence ATGGCTCGCCGTCGTCAGGTCGAAGAACATGAAAATCACGAACGCTGGCTGGTGTCGTATGCCGACTTCATTACCTTGCTGTTCGCGTTTTTCGTGGTGATGTACTCGATTTCCTCGGTCAACGAAGGCAAGTACAAGATCCTGTCCCAGGCATTGGTTGGCGTATTCAACGACACTGAACGCACCATGAAGCCGATCCCCATCGGTGAGCAGCGCCCGGTCTCGGTCAAGCCTGCCGAGCCCCTGGTCAAGGACAGCGAGCAGACTGACGCCGGTATAGGTCAGGCGTCCGATGACCCGTTGCAGACCATTGCCCAGGACGTGCGCGATGCGTTCGGTGACCTGATCAAGTCCGATCAGATGACGGTGCGTGGCAACGAACTGTGGATCGAGATCGAGCTCAACTCCAGCATGCTTTTCGGCAGCGGCGATGCGATGCCCAGCGACAAGGCGTTCACCATCATCGAAAAGGTCGCCGGAATCGTCAAACGCTTCGACAACCCGATCCATGTCGAGGGCTTTACCGACGACCAGCCGATCAGCACTGCACAATTCCCGACCAACTGGGAGCTGTCTTCGGCACGTTCTGCCAGCATTGTGCGCATGTTGGCCATGGACGGCGTCAATCCGGCGCGACTCGCTTCGGTGGGCTACGGTGAATTTCAGCCGATCGTTCCCAACACCAGCACGGCCGGACGCGCCAAGAACCGCCGTGTAGTGCTGGTTATCTCGCGCAATCTGGACGTTCGCCGCAGCCTGACCAGCGCTGGATCGGCCAATGTGCAGCCTGATGCTGCATTGCGGCGTGCTGGCACACAAACTGCACCGGTGCCAGCAAAGCCGCCGGTACGCGCGAACGCCGTCAATTCTCCGTCACCCGCCCCCTAA
- a CDS encoding adenine phosphoribosyltransferase, whose protein sequence is MTFDQSNFKSLIRPVVDFPKPGVVFRDITPLFQSPKATRQVIDSFVQRYIDAEFSHIGVMDARGFLIGSVVAYQLNKPLVLFRKQGKLPADVLSEAYQTEYGEAYLEVHADSLCEGDSVIMFDDLIATGGTLIAAANLIRRMGAEVYEAAAIIDLPELGGSQRLNDLKIPTFCLTEFALDEQ, encoded by the coding sequence ATGACTTTCGATCAATCGAACTTCAAATCCCTCATCCGCCCGGTCGTGGACTTCCCCAAGCCGGGCGTGGTCTTCCGCGATATCACACCCCTGTTCCAGTCGCCCAAGGCCACCCGTCAGGTGATTGACAGCTTCGTGCAGCGCTACATCGATGCCGAGTTCAGCCATATCGGCGTCATGGACGCGCGGGGTTTTCTGATCGGTTCGGTGGTCGCGTATCAATTGAACAAGCCGCTGGTGCTGTTCCGCAAACAAGGCAAACTGCCTGCCGATGTACTGTCCGAGGCGTATCAGACCGAATACGGCGAAGCGTATCTGGAAGTGCATGCCGACAGTCTGTGCGAAGGTGACTCGGTCATCATGTTCGATGACTTGATCGCGACCGGAGGCACGCTGATCGCCGCTGCCAATCTGATCCGCCGTATGGGTGCCGAAGTGTACGAGGCTGCTGCGATCATCGACCTGCCGGAACTGGGCGGCTCCCAGCGTCTTAACGACCTGAAGATCCCGACGTTCTGCCTGACCGAGTTTGCGCTGGACGAGCAGTAA
- a CDS encoding DUF2802 domain-containing protein, protein MIFEVAVVFLGILWVVTLFMFLAHTRRQRKLDAERDDAAALRDQRIKELARRLDNYQNGTVRMGEALHELRAVVAPLPDKLTALEQRDPSTLSFAQAARLVGMGASIDELTQSCGLTQAEAQLMTKLHGNTAS, encoded by the coding sequence TTGATCTTTGAGGTAGCTGTCGTCTTTCTGGGCATTCTCTGGGTAGTGACCCTGTTTATGTTCCTGGCCCATACCAGGCGTCAGCGCAAGCTCGACGCCGAGCGTGATGATGCGGCTGCCTTGCGGGATCAGCGGATCAAGGAGTTGGCCAGGCGTCTGGACAACTACCAGAACGGCACGGTGCGCATGGGCGAGGCGTTGCATGAGCTGCGTGCCGTCGTTGCGCCGTTGCCGGACAAGCTCACCGCTCTGGAGCAGCGCGATCCCTCCACGCTATCCTTCGCCCAGGCCGCCCGTCTGGTCGGCATGGGTGCCAGCATCGACGAGCTGACCCAGTCCTGCGGCCTGACCCAGGCCGAAGCGCAACTGATGACCAAACTGCACGGTAATACAGCGAGCTAG
- a CDS encoding chemotaxis protein CheA, with product MSFGADEEILQDFLVEAGEILEQLSEQLVELESRPDDADLLNAIFRGFHTVKGGAGFLQLHELVECCHIAENVFDILRKGERRVDSELMDVVLEALDTVNSMFGQVRERTDVTPATPELLAALARLAEPQSADEVAAPEPEPVVEVQAAAAVAEPAAGDEITDDEFEQLLDSLHGSNPVSAAPATAPAAVAAAPAGDEITDQEFESLLDQLHGKGKFAADAAPAPARAPVAQGSAAPAGDEITDDEFEALLDQLHGKGSFDGAVAAPVAAAPVAVAAKAPAAASDEITDHEFESLLDELHGKGKFEPEAIVAKAPAPTAAAAPPPPVAKPAPAPAAKAEPAKPAAAPVPARTPAPTGEKPVATEAETTVRVDTARLDEIMNMVGELVLVRNRLVRLGLNNGDEAMSKAVSNLDVVTADLQTAVMKTRMQPIKKVFGRFPRLVRDLARQLKKEINLELVGEETDLDKNLVEALADPLVHLVRNAVDHGIETPEEREATGKSRGGRVILSAEQEGDHILLSISDDGKGMDPNVLRSIAVKRGVMDKDAADRLSDTDCYNLIFAPGFSTKTEISDVSGRGVGMDVVKTKISQLNGSINIYSTKGQGSKIVIKVPLTLAIMPTLMVMLGNQAFAFPLVNVNEIFHLNLSTTNVVDGQEVVIVRDKALPLFYLKRWLVSSAAHEEQREGHVVILTVGTQRIGFVVDQLVGQEEVVIKPLGKMLQGTPGMSGATITGDGRIALILDVPSMLKRYAARRI from the coding sequence ATGAGCTTCGGCGCCGATGAAGAAATCCTTCAGGATTTTCTGGTAGAGGCCGGCGAAATTCTGGAGCAGTTGTCAGAGCAATTGGTCGAGCTGGAAAGCCGACCGGATGATGCTGATCTGCTCAATGCAATTTTTCGCGGTTTTCACACTGTAAAAGGGGGCGCCGGCTTCCTCCAGCTCCATGAGCTGGTGGAGTGCTGCCACATCGCCGAAAACGTGTTCGACATCCTGCGTAAGGGTGAACGTCGCGTCGATTCCGAATTGATGGACGTGGTCCTGGAAGCATTGGACACCGTCAACAGCATGTTCGGTCAGGTACGTGAACGGACTGATGTAACTCCGGCGACGCCAGAACTGCTGGCCGCGCTGGCGCGTCTGGCCGAGCCACAATCCGCCGATGAAGTAGCGGCTCCTGAACCTGAGCCGGTGGTTGAAGTCCAGGCTGCTGCTGCGGTTGCGGAGCCAGCCGCTGGCGACGAGATTACCGATGATGAATTCGAGCAGTTGCTCGATTCGCTGCACGGCTCAAACCCGGTATCTGCAGCGCCTGCAACGGCGCCAGCAGCGGTTGCGGCTGCGCCGGCGGGTGATGAAATCACCGATCAGGAATTCGAATCCCTGCTTGATCAGTTGCATGGCAAGGGCAAGTTTGCGGCTGACGCTGCTCCTGCTCCGGCACGTGCACCTGTGGCGCAGGGCAGTGCAGCGCCTGCCGGTGATGAAATCACCGACGACGAATTCGAAGCGTTGCTCGATCAACTACACGGCAAAGGCTCGTTTGATGGCGCCGTAGCGGCTCCGGTAGCTGCTGCACCTGTAGCCGTTGCGGCCAAGGCACCCGCTGCTGCTTCGGACGAAATCACCGATCACGAATTCGAAAGCCTGCTCGACGAATTGCATGGCAAGGGCAAGTTCGAGCCTGAGGCGATCGTTGCCAAGGCGCCTGCTCCGACCGCAGCGGCTGCTCCGCCACCTCCTGTAGCCAAGCCTGCTCCGGCGCCTGCTGCTAAAGCCGAGCCGGCCAAACCCGCGGCGGCTCCGGTCCCTGCGCGCACTCCTGCGCCTACCGGCGAAAAGCCGGTGGCGACAGAAGCCGAAACCACGGTTCGTGTCGATACCGCCCGACTGGACGAGATCATGAACATGGTCGGCGAGCTGGTGCTGGTGCGTAACCGTCTGGTGCGCCTGGGTCTCAACAACGGCGATGAAGCCATGTCCAAGGCAGTTTCCAACCTGGATGTGGTGACTGCCGATCTGCAGACTGCGGTGATGAAAACCCGCATGCAGCCGATCAAGAAAGTCTTCGGCCGCTTCCCGCGTCTGGTCCGTGACCTGGCTCGCCAGCTCAAGAAAGAGATCAACCTGGAACTGGTCGGTGAAGAGACCGACCTTGACAAGAACCTCGTAGAGGCGCTTGCCGATCCACTGGTCCACTTGGTGCGTAACGCAGTCGACCACGGTATCGAAACGCCGGAAGAGCGCGAAGCCACGGGCAAGTCCCGCGGCGGTCGTGTGATCCTTTCGGCAGAGCAGGAAGGCGACCATATCCTGCTGTCGATTTCCGATGACGGCAAGGGCATGGACCCTAACGTACTGCGCTCCATTGCAGTGAAGCGCGGCGTCATGGACAAGGATGCAGCCGATCGGTTGAGTGACACCGATTGCTACAACCTGATCTTCGCGCCGGGCTTCTCGACCAAGACCGAGATTTCCGATGTGTCGGGTCGCGGTGTGGGCATGGACGTGGTCAAGACCAAGATCTCCCAGCTCAACGGCTCGATCAACATCTACTCGACCAAGGGCCAGGGTTCGAAGATCGTCATCAAGGTGCCGTTGACCTTGGCGATCATGCCGACCCTGATGGTGATGCTGGGCAACCAGGCTTTCGCTTTCCCGCTGGTCAACGTCAACGAAATCTTCCACCTGAACCTGTCGACTACCAACGTGGTTGATGGCCAGGAAGTGGTGATCGTACGTGACAAGGCCTTGCCGCTGTTCTACCTCAAGCGCTGGCTGGTCAGTTCGGCGGCTCACGAGGAGCAGCGCGAAGGGCACGTGGTAATCCTCACGGTCGGCACTCAGCGCATCGGCTTTGTCGTCGATCAACTGGTCGGTCAGGAAGAAGTGGTCATCAAACCGCTGGGCAAGATGCTGCAAGGTACGCCGGGTATGTCGGGCGCCACCATCACCGGTGACGGTCGCATCGCCTTGATTCTCGATGTACCCAGCATGCTCAAGCGTTACGCCGCACGGCGTATCTGA